Genomic DNA from Solanum pennellii chromosome 3, SPENNV200:
GTCTGACCCTTTGTACCAAATATTTGGGGTCCTCCAAGAAGAACTTTTCAATCTACAGCACCTTACAAATATGAGTAACTTGTGCATGAACATAGCTCGTTGTTGTATAACAGTGTGTAATGCCCAGAGTGTGAATGGGCCGGCTTTGACCTATTTATCAGTGGTAACTATTGTAAGGGAATTCCTTCAGCTTAATGGTCATAAAAGTTCAGAAATGTTGCATGTTGGCTTGTTGATAGCGATTTGCTTTTACTGTTCTTCACAAGTTGATTTGCTGAAGTATTTCAATGACAGGTTCTTGTGGAGAAAAAATGCAAGCTTTGCTATATCAAGGCACTACAAGCGTTTTGATGTTTTTGTAGAAGCAGAAGCTAATAAGGCAGCTGCGAAGTTTGATAATGCTTCCATCGACTTCCAGGTTGAATTCTATAAAAAGGAAGGACTTACTCCTTATTCCCGGGCTAAACTTCCTATTACAAGTGGTAAGTGTGTGATTATCTTTTTTCTCATCTTTGTTACGTTCTTCTTGTTATTCCTCCCCACTCACCAGCATAATGTAGCCACCGATTTCAGTTTGATAACCATGTTAACATACTATTCATATGCAGATGTCCCTGAGGGATGTGTAATAATAAGGGAGCACATTCCGATCTCCAATCTCTTTACTTGTCTTTGGTTTAATGAAGTGGACCGTTTTACTCCAAGGGACCAAATAAGCTTTGCCATTGTAAGAGATAAGATCATGTCAAAGACAAATTGGACTGTGAATATGTTCTTAGACTGCGAACGGCGTAACTTTGTGATTCAGGTGATCTTCATATCTTTTACCATCTGGACTTTCGgttcaaaaataaaacagaGAACAGCCTTCATGCACTTGATCACTTGAAGATTTGCGCAAAAAAAGTTCATTTTATGCTAATGCTTGCGCCTGATATGATTCAAGTAGAAGAACACGCAATACGTAATTGCTATCACCGTTCCACATAGTTGAATTAGATGAATTAATAGTAAAAGCTACTTGTCAAGATGAGCTTTTTGATGTACTTCCTGCATGCTTTATAACAAACTATGTAAATGCTTATTTCTGATTTCTTTTGCTATCTGCAGGGGTATCACAGAAACATTCTTGGGCGCCTGACTCCACCTCGTGCAAGTATAATCGTTCATCCTCCACCTCCTGTAATTCTTGAAACCCGGCATACCTCACCATCTGTTCCAACATCAACTGTCATAACCACTCCAATCAAAAAGATTCCCACGAAGCGTGGGAGAGAGAGGAAATCCAAGCGTCATAGAAAAGTCATTGCTGGAAATAGAGATCCTAATttcaattgaaaattttgatgtgagcacaaattattttattttccttcccTGTTTTCAGTATATCAAATCGCGGGGTTAGGAACTGTGAAAGATGAATGTTAGCTGTTGTttcccaaaaaagaaaaggtcaGTATTCAAGTTCTTCATAAGATTCTTTAGAAAGTgtcaattttgtttaattttttgttgtataTATTGGAGCCTTAGTATGTATTGTCATAGCAATTTTACACTGCAAATTGCCTTCTCTAATCACTAGCTTCATGTACTGTTTCTTCTCATAGAAATGTTGATTCTGAAGCAAAGATGAAATTCGATTTCCTTTATACTGATGTCAGTTGTGTTGTTATAAGTAATTTTCGCGAGTGGCAATTTCTGTTTGACAAATCAATTTGCAATGCTACTGGCCGTGGGTCTAccagaaacaacctctctatctgTCAAGGGTAGAGATAAGATCTCCATATATATAAATGGATTATACATATGTTCTATTATATATTAGCCaactatttttagtttaaactACTGAGTggataatattattaattcttaAAAAAGACAAATTCTTTTGGCTTTTCACAAATTTGACCAAAATAGAATATGGTTTGGGTTCATTGAACAAATAAGACAACATGCTAAGATTCTAGTGTTGATTTGTCATATCAAGACTATTATGAGCTTCACATGGATATATGGCCTATGTTGTTGATTGATcattgaacatatatatattttttctaatttgaagCACCAAATTtgcaaattttatttgtaactttttattaagaaattaaataagttCAGTTGAACTCGTTACTTTCTTATCGATTCATAAATgcatatacaaaatattatagACTCGACTATGTTAAAAGCCCAACAACaacttcttcaaaaattaattgGAGGCAAAAGTGGTGGTGCAGCACCACCAAAAATCACGACATTTGTGACTCTCGAGGAATTCTTATCAAGTTGGTTCTACGTAAAGATGACTCGAGATAACATCGATGCGTCACACTTTAATACCAATGAAGAAGAAGCAAATAATGGAAGTATATCAATGTTGCCTTCATCATCTGAAAAAGGTTATTGAGTACTCTTTTGAACATGTCCAAATtccacttatttttttttacataataaaGTATACACATGTAACTTCTATATCTCTAATTATCTAGTCAAAGATAAATATCATTTCTCCATCACTTCCATATAGAAAAAAAGATAGATTAGCAAAAATATATCCAGCCTAATTGTCACATTAAGTTGAATGAAAGATAGAAAAAAGACCACAAATAgtgaaaatgagaaagaaacaTGCCACCATCCAAAAATACTGCTCCCTCCGTCCCTTTTAACGTGAGATAGTttaattcaaatacaaatttaaaaaatttaaaatttgtggtgtaaaattaaataatagaaatttgTATAGCtattaatcatttcattaacgATAAAATAGacactttaaaattaatttgttactccctccgttcactATGGTTTCTATATTATATGTCTATTTTCTtgaatctaaataataaaaagttaaattttagtGGATCgtaacaataaaattattcaGTCACTTACCTATCTCTATCTCTATTTTTGTGTGCATATTTGTTAGAATGTTCAAGAAAATTAGTTATCGACAATTCTAATAACAACAAAAGCACTCTCTCACTTTTATATTTGTCATAATAATGTTCAAGAAAATTAGTTTATCGTCATTGGATATTCATAAATTCTTACTTCATGATAAATTAACTTCTTGgattaaattaaagtatattttcTTAACATTATATcactatgataaaaataatttaattaattagttaaatgtCATTAGAATCAATATCGCTAAAGCctttaaaaacatatacaaagagtgataATTGCAGCTAAAATTACAACAGTGTTTACATTTTATATTCGATTTGCGAGCTATTTGATATATGGAATTTATATCTCATGtgaaacaaaatttatttttgttgcttGGATCATAACTTTATAAGGGGTGATTCTGATTGGAGAATTTTCAAATGTTAAACttaacaacataagaaaaatcttcattttGGAAGTCCAAGTTTTCATCGTGAACAAAttagaaatgatttttttctttctaatttaCTTGATGCATTTTTAGTTAggtataaatttttaaatttttttttcttttataatttatgatCTTTAAGATAAAGTAAgaaattgtattaaattttataccGACCAGATAATTACATAATTTGAAATAACCAAACAAACTCTAAAAGTTTCTAATTCACAACTAACAAAGCTTACTTGACTCAACTCACTTGATTGAATTCGACTCGACTAGATGCATTCAAACTTAAAGTTTATTACAAACTCAACTGACTCAAACTTTATTGCAAGATTAACTGAATTTGATTCCACTCGATCAAATCAATATAAACTCTATAACAAGATCGATTGAACTTGATTCGTTATCCAGACCTAATTATAACTTGGCATGCTTCATTATATTCATAGCAGCTTCTTTGACATTTTTAGGTAGAGGCATGTTTGTCTTGATAGTAACTCTTGATGAAGAAATCAACATTCTTTCCcctaaaattaaagaattatttttccaCAAATTCACTTCCCAAACATGAATTGATTTTCCAACATTGAGAGGTTTAGCCTCAGCATACACAATTTCACCAAGATTTGCACTTTTTATGTGGTGGATGCTGACGTGGACTCCAGCCACCCTATCAAATCCGGACGCCACGTAGGCACCTATGCTAGCCAGAGACTCGGCTATTAGAGCCGAGACTCCACCATGCAACACCTCAAAAGGGTTGCAACATTTTTCGGTCACTGAAAAGTAACCGAAAATTTTCTGAGGAGAAATCtctgaaatttcaaaattgatgACATTAAGTGGTGCATCTAAAAGATCTTTGATTGGAATTGATTTTGCGGATGgctccatttttttttgtttcctttgATTTTCTCTTGGATTTTTGGAAATGATGTTGGGGGttggaaaacaaaaatgaatttatatagaaatttatttacagttcggagcctaaaggatataaaatattaaaaaaaattctaaaacggtatataaaattttatattaatcaaaatgggaaaatcgctggaacaacagcgatttacGCCAccggaaaaagtaaaatcgctgctactgcagcgattttgccgttttggttaatataaaatttttcaaaaataatc
This window encodes:
- the LOC107013722 gene encoding 1,4-dihydroxy-2-naphthoyl-CoA thioesterase 1-like, whose translation is MEPSAKSIPIKDLLDAPLNVINFEISEISPQKIFGYFSVTEKCCNPFEVLHGGVSALIAESLASIGAYVASGFDRVAGVHVSIHHIKSANLGEIVYAEAKPLNVGKSIHVWEVNLWKNNSLILGERMLISSSRVTIKTNMPLPKNVKEAAMNIMKHAKL